In Musa acuminata AAA Group cultivar baxijiao chromosome BXJ2-3, Cavendish_Baxijiao_AAA, whole genome shotgun sequence, the following proteins share a genomic window:
- the LOC135608174 gene encoding pentatricopeptide repeat-containing protein At3g14580, mitochondrial-like: MNEARRPRVGRGFPLSKPSLAIAVLRRARYKTQRMDCKWLSQAVPYISHVDSRMVRISRYATSSFSKLNYMHDSDKLCMERLDHKDWLAPNEMLKIFRNVRNPELIINAFKKAARRIDYRPSEALYSLLIDRLAYSRKFAYVEDLLDKAKCEKCRLSDDFFYRLIKMYGNVANHPDKAIETLLKMPDFNCWPTVKTFNYVLNMLVNTRQFEVIHEVYLSAPRLGITLDTCCFNILIKGLCDCDKLDAAFSLLHEIPKQGCRPNATTYSTIMHYLCKHDEVSEALELCERMQKNGCHPDTIAFNILISGLCKQGRVSEGMEFLKTMKLKGCYPNSGTYQALLYGLLSAKKFVEAKDFMGIMISEGVKPSYSSYKLLICGLCRENLLTDAELVLEQMVHQGFVPRMGTWKMILACML, from the exons ATGAACGAAGCGCGCCGCCCACGAGTCGGTCGAGGTTTCCCTTTGTCGAAGCCATCACTTGCGATCGCCGTTCTCCGCCGAGCGAG GTATAAAACACAGCGTATGGATTGCAAATGGTTGTCTCAAGCTGTTCCTTATATTTCACATGTTGATTCTAGAATGGTTAGGATATCAAGATACGCCACATCTTCCTTCTCAAAGTTGAATTACATGCATGATAGTGACAAATTATGTATGGAGAGGTTGGATCACAAGGACTGGCTAGCACCAAATGAAATGCTGAAAATATTTAGAAATGTGAGAAATCCTGAACTTATTATTAATGCATTCAAAAAAGCTGCTAGACGTATTGATTATAGACCTAGTGAAGCACTTTATAGTTTGTTGATTGATAGACTTGCTTACTCTCGGAAATTTGCTTATGTTGAGGATCTCCTAGACAAGGCTAAATGCGAGAAGTGCAGACTTTCTGATGACTTCTTTTATAGATTGATCAAAATGTATGGTAATGTGGCAAATCATCCTGATAAGGCAATTGAAACGCTCCTCAAGATGCCAGATTTTAATTGTTGGCCCACTGTCAAGACCTTCAATTATGTTCTTAACATGCTTGTAAATACTCGGCAGTTTGAGGTTATTCATGAGGTTTATTTAAGTGCTCCAAGATTGGGTATAACTCTTGACACATGTTGCTTTAACATTCTGATCAAGGGTTTGTGTGACTGTGATAAGTTGGATGCTGCTTTTTCCTTGCTGCATGAAATTCCAAAGCAGGGATGCAGACCTAATGCAACTACTTATTCAACAATTATGCATTATCTCTGTAAGCATGACGAGGTAAGCGAAGCTCTGGAACTTTGTGAGAGAATGCAGAAAAATGGTTGTCATCCAGACACAATAGCATTCAACATATTAATTTCTGGTCTGTGCAAACAAGGAAGAGTGTCTGAGGGTATGGAATTCTTAAAGACTATGAAGTTAAAGGGATGTTATCCAAATTCAGGAACATACCAGGCACTACTTTATGGTTTGCTTAGTGCAAAGAAATTTGTGGAGGCTAAGGATTTCATGGGTATAATGATATCTGAAGGTGTTAAGCCTAGTTATTCATCATACAAGCTGCTCATTTGTGGTCTTTGTAGGGAGAATCTTTTGACTGATGCTGAGCTGGTCCTGGAGCAGATGGTGCACCAAGGATTTGTCCCACGAATGGGCACCTGGAAGATGATCCTTGCATGcatgctctag